The genomic region CTATGGGGCACTTGCCAAAGCCGCCCGTTTGTCTGTTTTTTGGGAGGCACCTGCTAAGACCGcctatcaaatattttggccCTCTCATGATTTGCACCTCTCATGACTTGAGTTTCTTAGAATGTTACGAAcctcttgtttttttcttctttttggatcgTGTGGGCCTCTTTTGACTAACCttattttatgcacatcaattacatttacacccctcaTTTATTGTTCTTTAACATACACTATCCCttccttttcaaaaattataaaaatcacccCGGGCAGACTTTAAAACCCAAAATACCCTTGGGTAAactttaatgtaatttttgaagGGCAAAAATGCCCTCAAgaatgtttatataattatcaaaagatagATGTGTGTTGAAGTAATGTATATGGTGATGAATAATATGATCCagtaatttctttattatttatattaattttttaatttaaacataaattatttgattaccttttttcttcattgctATTGTATAGACTTCATTTTCCTTCATTGCTATTGCTTACTCTCGAACGGACCACTCTTTCTAATGCTAGTAATACGTTTGAGAAGCTATGTGATGGATATATTAGAAGTATTTATTTTCctagaaagaataaaattaattttttatacataagtcacacaataaaataaaatgctgccatttttttcatatggtGTAGTTATAGAAATAAGCAGTTCAATCTCAAAGAACAGACATGGAAGAGGCTTTATTGATTATACAAAGCAGATATGCAAACTGCTCTGAATGTTGACATTTTTGGCTTTGTTTTGGCAAGTTGCTTTATTCTAAACAATGCCTATAAATAGTCCTTAAAGCTTCGGTTTTCTGCACGAGTTTGAAGATAAATTTCCCTCACAGCTTCTGTTTTCAGCACAACTCTGAGTCTTTCCGTTAAAATTTCCTCTCTTCAAGCAAACATGGGCATCAAGAGCTTCTTCAAGGAACTGAAAACTAACGTTTGTCCCTCCAGGCTGTTTACGCCTCTGATTTCAGACTGACATGATGTCGTGTCAAAATTCATGCCCCATTCCATCGAGAGCATTGAGACGGTCGGAGGAGGCAACAGTGTTGGTGTTGGATGCATTAGGCATACAAACTTCCCTGATGGTTAGtctaataaaaagaaatatttggaGAAAAGAGAATGTTGTTAATCTTTCTTGTGTTTGTTTCTAAGATAATTATGTCTTATggattttatttcatttgacagGTGCCCACTTCAAGTTTGTGAAGCACAGGATCGATGCTATCGACACTGAGAACTATGTAAGTACACTTTGATTGAAGGAGATGTACGGAAAGCTTGAAAAGATCTGCAACGAGAAGATGGAGAGTGTGTAGTCAAGCTTACTAGTGAGTATCACACAAAGGGACTAAGGGAGATGTTAAACAATGATGAGATAAAAGCCGGCAAAGAACAGGCTATGGGTCTCTACAAGGCTTGTGAAGAGTACCTCGCAACTAATACCGATGTCTTTGCCTAATAATTTCCAACTGTGGATTGTTCCAATTCATGAAGAAACTACAAAGCATCTACTGTTCTTTTACTTCTTTTGGGAGTGGATTTCGATTTAATAAGTAATATCCTTCATGTTCTTTTCCATCATTTCATGTCTCAGTTTTCGTgtaaaatgtgaaatttataCCAGTCTTTGCATTTCTTCTCTCTGTATGATCAGGTTGAATGCAGAAATCACTGCATGATTATGTTACGGAATCAGGCAGAGCACTTCACAGGAAACACACACAAACTTCATTTAGAGTGTGTAATCTAACTTTTCCGATGTTTTTCAATACTAAACTTCGCTGGTTTGCTTAAGCATTTGAAGCAACACCCGTAGTACTCAAGGTAACAAAGAAACATTACCTATAGTCTCATTCCAATGAAGAACACTACTTATAGTTCAATAAAAGAGATAATGTAAAATGCCATGTCCCGTAAAAGTTATCTTGAATTACACTATGATCAATCGAGAAACAATTAAAGTCATCACAACTCTTTActgaaaacttcattttttcatccacaagAAGTGGAGAAACTATATAAGTATGCtacctttatttaattttgcccATCAGCCAAAAGTGAAACAGCAGGAAAGCAGAAGAACCATTGTCTTTGTCTTGGAATATTTTGTCTGTCAGAGGCACAATCCATGAACCAACTTTACACATGCAACTAAGAGTCTCTTGAGTGATGAATGCATGGAATGAACTGATAGGTAGCGTCCTTGCATCGAAATTGATCACTTCAGTGGGTTTTGTAATTTGTCAATTTGTAGTAGCAGTTTTGCCTAAAAAGAAGAATCTGATATTCATTACCACAAGGGCACTTGAAGTGGAGGATTAGGGACTCGCCGTTCTTCTCGACCCACACAGCTTCCTGTGGAGGATTTTCCATGTCATTCTCAGATTCTTCCTGCAACGTTACACCAAAGAACGTCTTACTAAACAGGAAATTGACATAAACGGCTTAGAAAAAGAGCAGGTTTCAAGATTCATGAGTGCAACTGAACATGATATAGTAAAGATCAAAGATCCTCTCAGCCatgaaataattgaaacaaCAAGAACTTAAATAATCTGAAACATTTCAAAGAAGAGCTGCCTCGTATGAATGACAAGAGAATAGCCAAGAGAAGTCCAAAATTCTACTCATACACGGAGAAATTTAAGCGAGAAAAGTAAACATGAAAATccgaaaagaaagtgaaaaaactgaaaattaacTCGGACATTGGTAAAGTTGTCAGTGCTATAATTTTCGGTCTCATTTTCGTCTTCTTCACCTTCACGCACGACTTGATTCCACCACTGGCTCATCTCTTTCAGCCGGTCCCTCATTCTTTTCAGCCTCTGCTAttaaacacaaacacaaatgCTCTGTTTCTCAATGATCAAATTGTATAGgaatataaagaatttactgATACAACTGGAAATTGAAGATAATGTCGACCCACTTTGGTACTAGGGCTCTCTCCACGACTCGGAGACCTCGAAACATTTCTTGACAGAGGTGGGAGCGGAGGCGTTCCGCTGCCAGATACCACCTGCTGATTGCGGATGAGATTGGGATCAGAAACAGTGCGGTGGATAACTGGCAGTGTATCTGGAAGTGTATATGATTCTTGAACAGTATTTCTGTTGGAACTTTCTTGTAGTGGTTGGTTCAAGACTGGGCCTGGAGAAGTGGGAAATCCCGAAAATTGCGGTGGCGGGCCGGCAGAATTGAAGGTGTCAGTGGAGTATATGGGCTCGGAAATGGTGCGGCGGAGAGGGGGCGGCGAAGCGGCAGGAAAAGGGTGTGGAAGTGGGAGTTTGGTGAAGCCAAGGAGGCGGTAATCGGCGGCAGCGGCGGTGGTGGAGGGGGAAGAAGGGGGATGGAGAGTGGCCCTTCTGCAAGATGGTTGTTGCGACGACGATGATGGCGATAAAATGGAGTGTCTTTTGATGGGATTGCTACATGTGGTGGTGCAATCAGAGGGCGGAACGACGGTGGTTGATTGGTGGTGGGCGGTGGTGGAGAGGTGGAGCAAGGACCTCGAAATGCAGTCTTCATCGCGGAGTTCTTGGAAGAATTTGCGCTCTTGATCATCGCTCATCGTTCCACTTCTTTCTATAATTCAAATCAccgaaaattttcttttctgtttcctGTTTGATCTGAAACTGATTTTTAAAGGATGGTTTAGGAGGGAAAGACTGAGGCGGCAGCTACGTAAACGGGCAGTTACTTACGGCTGATAACAGCATTTCAAACCAAATTGACTCCAACAAtttattcaacaaattttaatttagaataaaattacacCGTATTTATAAGTTGGATTTAGtttagaattaaaaagaaattataaaactatcaACCGTTaaatagattttaaattatatgaataattaattcgataaaattaactaattatttcaaaGATTTTAATGTTCAATTTATTGAAGTAGAAAATACATAAGTTGCTATGCATATTGCAACACCCATTTATAAAAAGTTCGATTTGAGCTTTCAAAGTTAAAAAGAGCATAAAGAGATTAGGAATTTGGTAAAGAATTTACAGAGATAGGACTCTTTTAAGAAACTGCACCATCGCGACGGAAATGatggtggggtgggggggggggcagCAGGGGGAAGGCGGGGGGAggggtgtgggggggggggggttaagaaagggggggggggggggggggggggggggggggggggggggcagcAGGGGTAAGGGGTGGAGGGGTTTTAACCTATTCTCATAACAGAAGGGTTTTTcgcatattttttaaaatgcagggggtttttatgcattttctcctattgtaataatatatttccgtaatcattttattttatttgaagtaatgttcttttaatatttatacattattatgaccaactttttatataatttaattcaaaataaggaTTTTTTTGACAATCTTATTCGTAAAAACTTagtaactttcttttatatttaccgTATTATtctttgataaatatataacagtGGAGCCAGGCAATAGAAATGGAAGCACAGAGAGCACGACTCCAATATTCTGAAAActcaaaattgaaagaaaaatattttgttgttaaatGACACTCTTAATAGAGTTAGTTTCCACTTAAAAGGAAGAGttataatttagataaaatatgtttgaaaCGCGCTAAATTTTGGATTGTCACAAAATCCCCTAAAATTCGGTCAAAAAATAGCCTAACACCCTAATAATTATCGTGAAAAATAATGAGGCCCCAAGATAACTctagaaaatatgaaaaataacaat from Sesamum indicum cultivar Zhongzhi No. 13 linkage group LG3, S_indicum_v1.0, whole genome shotgun sequence harbors:
- the LOC105158717 gene encoding uncharacterized protein LOC105158717 isoform X1 codes for the protein MSDDQERKFFQELRDEDCISRSLLHLSTTAHHQSTTVVPPSDCTTTCSNPIKRHSILSPSSSSQQPSCRRATLHPPSSPSTTAAAADYRLLGFTKLPLPHPFPAASPPPLRRTISEPIYSTDTFNSAGPPPQFSGFPTSPGPVLNQPLQESSNRNTVQESYTLPDTLPVIHRTVSDPNLIRNQQVVSGSGTPPLPPLSRNVSRSPSRGESPSTKQRLKRMRDRLKEMSQWWNQVVREGEEDENETENYSTDNFTNVREESENDMENPPQEAVWVEKNGESLILHFKCPCGNEYQILLFRQNCYYKLTNYKTH
- the LOC105158717 gene encoding uncharacterized protein LOC105158717 isoform X3, translated to MSDDQERKFFQELRDEDCISRSLLHLSTTAHHQSTTVVPPSDCTTTCSNPIKRHSILSPSSSSQQPSCRRATLHPPSSPSTTAAAADYRLLGFTKLPLPHPFPAASPPPLRRTISEPIYSTDTFNSAGPPPQFSGFPTSPGPVLNQPLQESSNRNTVQESYTLPDTLPVIHRTVSDPNLIRNQQVVSGSGTPPLPPLSRNVSRSPSRGESPSTKQRLKRMRDRLKEMSQWWNQVVREGEEDENETENYSTDNFTNEESENDMENPPQEAVWVEKNGESLILHFKCPCGNEYQILLFRQNCYYKLTNYKTH
- the LOC105158717 gene encoding uncharacterized protein LOC105158717 isoform X4, producing MSDDQERKFFQELRDEDCISRSLLHLSTTAHHQSTTVVPPSDCTTTCSNPIKRHSILSPSSSSQQPSCRRATLHPPSSPSTTAAAADYRLLGFTKLPLPHPFPAASPPPLRRTISEPIYSTDTFNSAGPPPQFSGFPTSPGPVLNQPLQESSNRNTVQESYTLPDTLPVIHRTVSDPNLIRNQQVVSGSGTPPLPPLSRNVSRSPSRGESPSTKRLKRMRDRLKEMSQWWNQVVREGEEDENETENYSTDNFTNEESENDMENPPQEAVWVEKNGESLILHFKCPCGNEYQILLFRQNCYYKLTNYKTH
- the LOC105158716 gene encoding major pollen allergen Aln g 1-like, whose translation is MPHSIESIETVGGGNSVGVGCIRHTNFPDGAHFKFVKHRIDAIDTENYGLREMLNNDEIKAGKEQAMGLYKACEEYLATNTDVFA
- the LOC105158717 gene encoding uncharacterized protein LOC105158717 isoform X2, translated to MSDDQERKFFQELRDEDCISRSLLHLSTTAHHQSTTVVPPSDCTTTCSNPIKRHSILSPSSSSQQPSCRRATLHPPSSPSTTAAAADYRLLGFTKLPLPHPFPAASPPPLRRTISEPIYSTDTFNSAGPPPQFSGFPTSPGPVLNQPLQESSNRNTVQESYTLPDTLPVIHRTVSDPNLIRNQQVVSGSGTPPLPPLSRNVSRSPSRGESPSTKRLKRMRDRLKEMSQWWNQVVREGEEDENETENYSTDNFTNVREESENDMENPPQEAVWVEKNGESLILHFKCPCGNEYQILLFRQNCYYKLTNYKTH